The genomic stretch CGTCACAGACATCAACGAGTTTTCACCTAGCCAACCCAGCGATAGCGACAGCAGCGACAATCAAATAGCGGAAAATGCCAGCAACGGCACCAGTGTGGGGATTACTGCCAGTTCCAGCGACCCCGATAGCAGCGATACAGTTACCTACAGCCTCCAAAACGACGCTGGTGGTCGGTTTGCCAT from Geitlerinema sp. PCC 9228 encodes the following:
- a CDS encoding cadherin repeat domain-containing protein, producing VTDINEFSPSQPSDSDSSDNQIAENASNGTSVGITASSSDPDSSDTVTYSLQNDAGGRFAIDDNSGEVTVA